TTCGACCtaaaacaattacaaaaactTGTCTACAAGAGAgttttcatcatcatcatcatcatcatcatcatcatcatcatcatcatcatcatcatcatcatcatcatcatcatcatcatcatcatcatcatcatcatcatcatcatcatcatcatcatcatcatcatcatcatcatcatcatcatcatcatcatcatcatcatcatcatcatcatcatcatcatcatcatcatcatcatcatcatcatcatcatcatcatcatcatcatcatcatcatcatcatcatcatcatcatcatcatcatcatcatcatcatcatcatcatcatcatcatcatcatcatcatcatcatcatcatcatcatcatcatcatcatcatcatcatcatcatcatcatcatcatcatcatcatcatcatcatcatcatcatcatcatcatcatcatgaatagcaatattgtataaaaaaatagcCTGCTATGAATTagtaagatattttttaactacTATGGAAACTTATATAAAGGTAATAATAGTATCTCTAATTATTATAGTAACAAGTTTGCAAAGTGAAGTAAGTACTCGAGCGACGACATGAGTTCCGACAATGTTTGTGTTTGTTCTTCACAATCATCGTTTTGTTCCTCCAACGTTTGTCTCCATCTCTCACTCCATTGTTGTTGCCCCTTTCCCTGTTCAACTGAAACTAAACCCACAAAGAAGAGGAAACGTGTTCATCAAGAAACTCTTCATGTTTCAAGAAAGAACAAGACTTGGGGTTATTCAACTGATTTGATGCTCTATGATGATCCTTGGAAGATAAAGAAAGTTTTGGAACAAAGTGATGTTGGTCCATTGAGTAGACTCATGTTGAATAGCGATTTGGTCAAACATTTTGTGCTTCCTGTTTTGTGTGCTGATCTTGAAAACACAGATGATGTTGTTTGGAAAGTTGAGAACACTAAAGGTGTTCCAGTCAAGATTTGGGATCTTGACACCAAATCCTTCCACTTTCTCAATTTCCACAGATATAATAATTCAACCAAAAGTTACATTTTCAATGGCAGTTGGATCCCTGAGTTTGTCTCTAGAAGGCACCTACACAAAGGGGATGAAATTGGTCTTCATTGGGATCCATATAGACAATGTTTCGATTTCTCTGTTCTTCGTGCCGCCAATTAATCCCTTCATCTCTTCTACATTAGCTGCCATTATTCACTTTTCTCATTGTTATTAGTTTTCTGTTTTTTGAGGggtttctttttttattctttcatttATTTGTAAACATCAAAGATCtgttttgatgtttttaattaCAAACATAATTACACCACAACCCCTCTTAGGTTCTAACTTCATCTGTTTGTATTAATACTTACCATTACATTACAATATTAGTAACACTTGTCTTCATTGCTCAATAATCTGCTTCTTGAGGTCTTGCAATACTGTGTCTTGTTTTTTAGCTCATGTcttgttatttaattaattggcACATGATGatcattatttttcaattttgtttttacttttcaTCTTTTATACCACAACATCAACATataagataataattaaataaatcacaATCGCTCATGctcacttttaaattattattatctttctcTTGATTTGATTTATCTCACatcaattttcttctattttaaacGACACAAACTCTTATATTTTACTCAATTTTGACTAAAGTAACTatactttttctttcaaaaaagtAGAGGAtccaaattcttaaaaaaaaggAGTGAATCCTAGATTTAGGAATAGGAGTGAATCCtagatttataaaatatatacgtCTCTCCTGCTAAAGGTGTCTATTTTGAATTGACTTTTTGCTTAAAGTTCATTCCAAACTGTGCTAGGAGATTCCATAAAACTGTAGAATTTTTAGTATCACATTAGTACATATATTCTATTAAGATGTCCAAATATTGTGTTACTTTGtagtcttttaaaattaaactatacCATCCTTGTAATGTTAGTTTCATTCTATTGCAAAACATATATCTATCCTTAATGCTCCTACAAATACTTTTCATATTATTTCTGATTGTATCTCTCTTATTATTATGAAAGAAATTACAAGTTGTACAAAAAAAACATACTTGAGATTGTTTGagtagaaaaaaaagaaaacaagatcCTATTTAAAGGGATACATCTTCCAACACATTGCACATCTTATTCACACGCTCACAAAACAAAAATCTtacaaaacattatttaaaattataataattctgaaagaaaaaaaatcctcTCAATATCAATGGCTTAATTTTGAGAGAGACGAATGTCACACATATTCTtatctaaaaaaatcattttcctATTTTTAAGGTTCTTTTGCATCCAAGTATCTCTATCAGCCCCTCACTTTTAGTTACCGTTAATAACTTTTTTCCTATTTTCTTAATGAAAATTTCCTTTGTACATTTTTTCCACCTTTGTCTTTCTTGAATATACCTTTAGCTTGAAATGATTGTCTCAGTTAAATTTGattgttttatgattttaattttgcaaAGGGAAATTGAATTCATTTAATGCatgattttgattaatttgagaTATGGCAGACATTAATGTGTCAGCATATGGTCATAGTTCTGTCCACAAAGCCATAATATTGAAAGATTATGTTGGTCTTAAAAAGATTATTGACTCTTTACCAAAACTTTGTAACCCTTATGAGATAAAAACTGAGGCTGCATCAATAGCTGAAGATGAAAAAGCTGCTGCAATTTCTGCTGTTATAGATAGAAGAGATGTTATAAATGGTGACACCCCTCTTCACTTGGCTGTAAAACTCGGCGATGTTGTCGCGGCAGAAATGCTGATGGTTGCTGGTGCAAACAATAGATTGAAAAACCATGAAGGTTGGAGTGCTCTTAGACAAGCTGTCATTAAAAAACAAGATAAAATAGCATTGATTATGATCAATTATTCTTTCAACGAATTAGACGAAAAATGGTTCAGAAGGTTTCCTCGTTATTCCGCCACAATGAGAAGAATGAGAGATTTTTATATGGAGATTACTTTCCATTTTGAGAGTTCTGTGATACCTTTTATATCGAGGATTGCGCCTTCGGATACTTATAAGATTTGGAAAAGAGGTGCTAATATGAGAGCTGATATGACTTTGGCTGGTTTTGATGGTTTAAGAATTAAAAGATCTGATCAAAGTGTACTTTTTCTTGGTGATGAATCAAATGATGAGAGAATAAAACCTGGATTTATGTGTTTGGTTTCACATCATAATAAAGAAGTTGTTGTTCCTTATTTGTCTAGACCTTCCAAACCAACTGAGAAAAGTATGAAACAATATTTAGCTAGAAAATCTAATGAGGCTAAAGTTGTAAGAGTTGGAATTGATGTGAGTCAAGCACTTATTGTTCCTCAATTGACATGgaggagaaaagagagaaaagaaagtGTAGGTTTATGGAAAAGTAAAGTTTATGATATGCAAAATGTGGTTTTAACTGTAAAATCCAAAAAGGTACCTGGTGTTCAAGCTCAAGCTAAGTTACCTCCAAaagacaataataacaataatactaAGAAGGAGGTTGAAAAGCTTGATGATGTTTTGACAGAAGAAGAGAGAAAGCAATTAGAAGCTGAGTTGAATAAGTCAGATGATAATtatgatggtcataaaaatgatgcaaagaaaggaaaaaaagggAAGGGTAGTGGAAATAAAGAAAAGGATCATCATCACAAGGGAAAAACAACTAAAGCAGCTTCTATGAATTCTGCTAGTAATAGTAGTAGTAGTCATAAAGACGAAAATGGTGACAGCGAGTACAAGAGAGGGATGATGCCAGTTCTTTGGCTTTCCCCTAACTTTCCATTGAAAATTGAAGAGTTTCTGCCTTTGCTTGACATTCTTGCTGAAAAAGTTAAAGCAGTACGTCGTGTGAGAGAACTCCTTATGACCAAACTTCCAAAGGATACTTTTCCTGTCAAGGTTTGTGTGCTCCTTttctttatgcatttttttgttttctaaaatGTTTTCATAACCATTGCAAATTCTCTTCTAAGTACATTTCATTTGGTTGTCTTGTAAATTCAGATTGCTATCCCTGTGGTGTCTACAGTTAAAGT
The genomic region above belongs to Cicer arietinum cultivar CDC Frontier isolate Library 1 chromosome 4, Cicar.CDCFrontier_v2.0, whole genome shotgun sequence and contains:
- the LOC101512834 gene encoding uncharacterized protein, with translation MADINVSAYGHSSVHKAIILKDYVGLKKIIDSLPKLCNPYEIKTEAASIAEDEKAAAISAVIDRRDVINGDTPLHLAVKLGDVVAAEMLMVAGANNRLKNHEGWSALRQAVIKKQDKIALIMINYSFNELDEKWFRRFPRYSATMRRMRDFYMEITFHFESSVIPFISRIAPSDTYKIWKRGANMRADMTLAGFDGLRIKRSDQSVLFLGDESNDERIKPGFMCLVSHHNKEVVVPYLSRPSKPTEKSMKQYLARKSNEAKVVRVGIDVSQALIVPQLTWRRKERKESVGLWKSKVYDMQNVVLTVKSKKVPGVQAQAKLPPKDNNNNNTKKEVEKLDDVLTEEERKQLEAELNKSDDNYDGHKNDAKKGKKGKGSGNKEKDHHHKGKTTKAASMNSASNSSSSHKDENGDSEYKRGMMPVLWLSPNFPLKIEEFLPLLDILAEKVKAVRRVRELLMTKLPKDTFPVKIAIPVVSTVKVLVTFTKFEELPKVDEFESAPSSPTSADFDNPPEEPSSSSSSSSWFQWIRTPSQSNSSAAAESYSTSEDLFTVPSDYTWITVGSKLKSSDKNKPKTQSHS
- the LOC101495228 gene encoding putative B3 domain-containing protein At1g78640 — its product is MSSDNVCVCSSQSSFCSSNVCLHLSLHCCCPFPCSTETKPTKKRKRVHQETLHVSRKNKTWGYSTDLMLYDDPWKIKKVLEQSDVGPLSRLMLNSDLVKHFVLPVLCADLENTDDVVWKVENTKGVPVKIWDLDTKSFHFLNFHRYNNSTKSYIFNGSWIPEFVSRRHLHKGDEIGLHWDPYRQCFDFSVLRAAN